A single genomic interval of Asinibacterium sp. OR53 harbors:
- a CDS encoding acyltransferase, translated as MLPFEVNNIFSIRPADFEKYCMDTFHFQYRHNQVYRSWCDLVCKDIATVMTPAQVPALPISFFKTHRVVTTDFEPPLYFESSGTTQTVNSRHWVKDPDIYRRSFTHAFEQFYGPVPEWCIIGLLPAYLERQHSSLVMMVDEMVKMSGHTASGFYLYEHEKLANTLRQLEAARQKTLLIGVTFALLDFAETHPQQLEHTIVMETGGMKGRKREMTRAEVHEQLCAGFGVKQVHAEYGMTELLSQAYSKGEGRFYCPPWMKVLVRDEEDPLHVQTSGRGLLQIIDLANLYSVSFIATEDVGIVYEDGSFEVWGRLDHSDIRGCSLLVV; from the coding sequence GTGCTTCCTTTTGAAGTTAACAATATTTTCTCTATCCGGCCTGCCGATTTTGAAAAGTATTGCATGGATACCTTTCATTTCCAATACCGGCATAACCAGGTTTACCGTAGCTGGTGCGACCTGGTGTGCAAAGATATCGCCACTGTTATGACACCCGCACAGGTGCCGGCGTTGCCCATCTCGTTCTTTAAAACGCACCGGGTAGTGACTACGGATTTTGAACCACCCCTGTATTTTGAAAGCAGCGGCACCACACAAACCGTTAACAGCCGGCATTGGGTAAAAGACCCGGACATATACCGGCGCAGTTTTACCCATGCTTTCGAACAGTTTTATGGCCCGGTACCCGAATGGTGTATCATAGGATTGTTACCCGCCTACCTGGAACGGCAACATTCTTCACTGGTGATGATGGTGGATGAAATGGTGAAGATGAGCGGCCATACCGCCAGTGGCTTTTATTTATACGAGCATGAAAAGCTGGCAAACACCCTCCGGCAACTGGAAGCGGCCAGGCAAAAAACACTCCTCATCGGTGTTACTTTTGCCCTGCTCGATTTTGCTGAAACCCATCCGCAGCAACTGGAACATACCATTGTTATGGAAACGGGCGGCATGAAAGGCCGGAAAAGAGAAATGACCAGGGCAGAAGTGCATGAACAGCTTTGCGCAGGTTTTGGTGTAAAACAGGTACATGCAGAATATGGCATGACCGAATTATTGAGCCAGGCTTATTCGAAAGGAGAGGGTCGCTTTTATTGCCCGCCCTGGATGAAAGTGCTGGTGCGCGACGAAGAAGACCCGCTGCATGTGCAAACGAGTGGACGAGGCTTGTTACAAATCATAGACTTGGCAAACCTGTATAGTGTGTCTTTCATTGCAACGGAAGATGTGGGTATTGTTTATGAAGACGGAAGCTTTGAAGTATGGGGGCGGCTGGACCACAGTGATATCAGGGGATGCAGCTTACTGGTAGTGTAA
- the traN gene encoding conjugative transposon protein TraN has protein sequence MKRIVSMICGCLVVMFSLAQTKLNITTDKTTSLVFPFAIKHVDRGTSSVLAQQVKEAPEILLVKAAVKDFTETNLSVVTDDGSVYAFTVNYDAKPAVWVHYLPVNRTATISTYANMILDNERIVKKIKDKKYNMQAGIRGIYIKDNIIYYQLYIKNDGTVDYDMDLLRFFIKDKKRSKRTAVQEVEQKPVYITGNHSKVKGNSKTAFVVALEKFTIPDKKYLVVQITEKNGGRHFLLRVNNKAIMKSKVLPDLK, from the coding sequence ATGAAAAGAATAGTGAGTATGATTTGTGGGTGCCTTGTAGTCATGTTTAGTCTTGCACAAACAAAACTGAATATTACAACTGATAAAACTACCAGCCTTGTATTTCCTTTCGCCATTAAGCATGTTGACCGTGGCACAAGTTCTGTACTGGCGCAGCAGGTAAAAGAAGCACCGGAAATTTTATTAGTAAAAGCGGCAGTAAAAGATTTTACAGAAACAAATTTAAGTGTTGTAACGGATGATGGCAGCGTATATGCCTTTACAGTTAATTATGATGCTAAGCCTGCTGTGTGGGTGCATTATTTACCCGTAAACAGAACGGCTACAATCAGTACTTATGCCAATATGATACTGGATAATGAACGCATAGTAAAGAAAATAAAGGATAAGAAATACAACATGCAGGCAGGCATCAGGGGAATTTACATTAAAGACAATATCATTTACTATCAGTTATACATCAAAAATGATGGCACAGTAGATTACGATATGGACTTGCTTCGTTTTTTTATTAAAGATAAGAAGCGAAGTAAAAGAACAGCTGTACAAGAAGTGGAACAAAAGCCTGTTTATATCACAGGTAATCACAGCAAGGTAAAAGGCAATAGCAAAACAGCTTTTGTTGTGGCTTTGGAAAAATTTACTATACCTGACAAAAAGTATTTGGTGGTTCAAATAACCGAGAAGAACGGTGGCAGGCATTTTCTGTTAAGAGTAAATAATAAGGCTATCATGAAGTCAAAAGTACTACCCGATTTGAAATGA